The sequence below is a genomic window from Tenacibaculum tangerinum.
AGCAGCTGCTTTGGCCTCAGTTTTACTAGGTGTACCCAAGAATTTTAATAGTTTTTTAATGTTGTATGCAGCCCCTGCCATGAGCATGCACTTATTCGCCCCATAGATACCTCTAACATTAACTTTGCGCAAGCCCATATACTGTGTTAAGGTGCCAAAAAAGGGTTCTACCGTGCTTTGCCGTTTGGCTTTGATGTAACTTCCCTGTCGAGTGTTTACCTGGGCGATATTGTGCTCATACTGCGCCTAGTAATAGGTGATTGACATACAATAATATAACATGAAACTCGCTCGTTTATTGGAAAAAATAAAATCGTATATTAGGGTTGTGCAACAGGCACAATGTATAACCGCAATTACGACGTATTCGACTACCCTTCGACTCCGCTCAGGGTAAACTGAATCCACTCAGCAATTGCCTAACACAGTTGCTTAACAACCAAATTATCACTAAATTAGACCCTAACTGACGGTTATACGAACTGGTGTAGAGCATTTGACCAAACACAAATAAAATGAATTCAAATTGAGTATTTTCTTCAAAATAGTACAAAACGAAAATCAACGATTGACAAAACAGGATTTTTTAATTGGAACGATTATCGCTTTTGCATTACTGATAGCTTTTACACTTGGAAGTTCTGGAATGAGTTTAATAGCTACTTTTGTTCCTGGACTTATTTTTAGTTGGAGCTTGTTTGCCTTTTTGTACTTCAAGAAAATTGACCTTCCTGATTTCAATATTTTCTTACCTGTATATCTTTTGACTTTGGGTTGGCAGTTCATTCATTTTTCGGAAGAATTTACAACAAACTTCAAAGAACTATTTCCGATAGCCTATGGTGGACAACCATACACGAACAATACTTTTGTGATATTTAATATGTCAGCATATTTTGTGTTTATAGTAACGCCTATTTTGGTTTATTTTAAAGGGCTGAAATTTTTATTCATACCGATTTTATTTTTTACGGTTTATGGAGCAATGGGCAATGCGATTTCTCACACTTGGTGGAGAATTTATTACGGTGAATATTTTCCAGGCTTCTACACTGCCCAACTTTATTGGGT
It includes:
- a CDS encoding transposase — its product is MAQVNTRQGSYIKAKRQSTVEPFFGTLTQYMGLRKVNVRGIYGANKCMLMAGAAYNIKKLLKFLGTPSKTEAKAAACVFWLKNVRYHLINFVLSSEKKQNKELKILASF